One window of the Triticum dicoccoides isolate Atlit2015 ecotype Zavitan chromosome 3B, WEW_v2.0, whole genome shotgun sequence genome contains the following:
- the LOC119281761 gene encoding acidic endochitinase-like, producing the protein MASRSLTPFQLTATLFVALLATCHAGSIAVYWGQNDGEASLADTCASRNYEFVILAFLPKFGKGQTPQLDLASHCDPSSGGCRGQSKDIKACQRHGVKVLLSIGGGDGSYGLSSPGDARQVALYLWNNYLGGASSSGPLGDVVLDGIDFDIEQGSAKFWNDLATDLKNLGKNRGKTVLLSAAPQCPFPDEWDGGAISTGLFDYVWVQFYNNEECQFSAGRGAFMDAWKKWESVPAGKIFLGLPASKDAAGTGFVPASELTSRVLPLIKGSSKYGGVMLWSKFYDDQTGYSSAIKSDV; encoded by the coding sequence ATGGCGAGCCGTTCTCTCACCCCCTTCCAGCTCACGGCCACCCTCTTCGTAGCACTCCTTGCCACGTGCCATGCCGGCAGCATCGCCGTGTACTGGGGCCAGAACGACGGTGAGGCGTCGCTGGCTGATACGTGCGCCTCCAGGAACTACGAGTTCGTCATCCTCGCTTTTCTCCCGAAATTCGGCAAGGGCCAAACGCCGCAGCTCGACCTTGCCAGCCACTGCGACCCTTCCTCCGGTGGATGCAGAGGCCAGAGCAAGGACATCAAAGCGTGCCAGAGGCATGGTGTTAAAGTCCTGCTCTCCATCGGCGGCGGCGATGGTAGTTATGGCCTCTCTTCTCCCGGCGACGCACGGCAGGTTGCCTTGTACCTCTGGAACAACTATCTAGGCGGTGCGTCCTCGTCCGGTCCTCTCGGCGACGTGGTGCTGGATGGCATTGACTTTGACATCGAGCAAGGCAGCGCCAAGTTCTGGAACGATCTCGCCACTGACCTAAAGAATTTGGGAAAGAACAGAGGCAAGACCGTATTGCTGAGCGCGGCACCGCAGTGCCCGTTCCCGGATGAATGGGACGGAGGTGCGATCAGCACAGGGCTGTTTGACTACGTGTGGGTGCAGTTCTACAACAACGAGGAATGCCAGTTCAGTGCAGGGCGGGGGGCATTCATGGACGCGTGGAAGAAGTGGGAGTCAGTGCCGGCAGGGAAGATCTTCTTGGGGCTTCCAGCCTCCAAGGACGCGGCGGGCACGGGGTTCGTCCCTGCAAGCGAGCTCACTTCGCGTGTGCTGCCACTCATCAAGGGCTCTTCGAAGTACGGTGGTGTCATGCTATGGTCTAAGTTCTATGATGACCAAACAGGCTACAGCTCCGCCATCAAGAGCGATGTGTGA